One window from the genome of Cellulosilyticum sp. I15G10I2 encodes:
- a CDS encoding ABC transporter permease produces MGEIKNGFIRAFQLIVSFDPELYEIIIRSLFVSLSAVIISALFCIPFAIWLGLKRFKGKQIVSRLLYASMSTPSVVIGLIILLLLSRKGPLGFAGLLYTTMAMIIAQTVLVSPLVLGLTYHTVKLRGRQIQHEGLLLGANSFQIIVLIIRELKMDFLVHLIAGFSRAISEVGAVMIVGGNIRGVTRVMTTTIALMNSMGEYDMAIALGVVLLLISLIVNSIVYKETEPWK; encoded by the coding sequence ATGGGTGAAATTAAAAATGGTTTTATAAGAGCCTTTCAGCTGATTGTTTCATTTGACCCTGAGCTTTATGAAATTATTATAAGATCACTATTTGTTTCGCTATCGGCGGTTATTATCTCCGCTTTATTTTGTATTCCGTTTGCTATTTGGCTGGGACTAAAAAGGTTTAAAGGCAAGCAAATTGTTTCAAGGCTGTTATATGCCTCGATGAGTACGCCTTCTGTGGTCATTGGTCTTATAATATTACTACTCCTTTCTCGCAAGGGGCCTTTAGGCTTTGCGGGGCTTTTATATACTACGATGGCCATGATTATTGCTCAGACGGTACTTGTTTCACCTCTTGTTTTGGGACTTACCTATCATACGGTTAAGTTAAGAGGACGTCAAATACAACATGAAGGATTACTCCTTGGCGCTAATTCATTTCAAATTATAGTATTGATTATCCGTGAACTGAAGATGGATTTTTTAGTACATTTAATCGCTGGTTTTTCAAGGGCCATTTCAGAAGTTGGTGCCGTGATGATTGTAGGGGGGAATATTAGAGGTGTAACAAGGGTGATGACAACGACAATAGCCCTAATGAACTCTATGGGAGAATATGATATGGCCATTGCCCTTGGAGTTGTACTTCTTCTTATTTCCTTAATTGTTAACAGTATTGTTTATAAGGAGACGGAGCCATGGAAATAG
- a CDS encoding MogA/MoaB family molybdenum cofactor biosynthesis protein has product MYSVGIITASDKGSKGEREDLSGKLIQKVMEEKGYLVEKLVILPDDEELLAQEMIDMADKLQLNLILTTGGTGFSQRDVTPEATLKVIRRQAPGISEAIRYNSLQITPKAMLSRGVSGIRGKTLIINLPGSPKAVKESLGFIVDTLHHGIQILIGDTSECGQK; this is encoded by the coding sequence ATGTATTCAGTTGGAATTATTACAGCCAGTGATAAAGGTTCAAAAGGAGAGCGAGAAGATTTAAGCGGCAAGTTAATACAGAAGGTTATGGAGGAGAAAGGGTACCTGGTAGAAAAACTCGTTATACTGCCAGATGATGAAGAGCTGTTAGCGCAGGAAATGATTGATATGGCAGATAAGCTGCAACTTAATTTAATTTTGACAACTGGGGGGACAGGATTTAGTCAAAGAGATGTTACGCCAGAAGCAACTTTAAAAGTTATTAGGAGACAAGCGCCGGGGATCTCAGAAGCCATAAGATACAATAGTCTCCAAATTACACCTAAAGCTATGTTATCAAGAGGTGTTTCAGGTATTAGAGGCAAAACGCTCATTATTAATTTACCCGGAAGTCCTAAAGCGGTTAAAGAATCTTTAGGTTTTATTGTTGATACTTTGCATCATGGTATACAAATATTGATTGGAGATACGTCTGAGTGTGGTCAAAAATAA
- a CDS encoding ATP-binding cassette domain-containing protein — translation MEIVIKHLLKKYNQKTVLDIPHLHVRKGQITGLLGDNGCGKSTLLKIIGGLDFDYEGEVLYDSLHFKKENRQIIGMVSQNPYLFKRSVYENIEYPLKVRGIEKDKRKEIVNQFLQNMYIEGISSQRADTLSGGEAQKVALARVLAAAPKILLLDETTSNIHEEAVLIIEKELKAYHQSTGCTIIFVTHNQAQAKRFCGACIHLDLPRK, via the coding sequence ATGGAAATAGTGATTAAGCATCTTCTAAAAAAATATAATCAAAAGACAGTACTGGATATCCCTCATTTACATGTTAGAAAAGGACAGATTACAGGTCTTTTAGGAGATAATGGTTGTGGTAAAAGCACACTTCTCAAGATTATTGGCGGGCTTGACTTTGATTATGAGGGAGAAGTGCTCTATGATAGCTTGCATTTTAAAAAAGAAAACAGACAGATAATCGGAATGGTAAGCCAAAATCCTTATCTTTTTAAGCGCAGTGTTTATGAAAATATTGAGTATCCTCTTAAAGTGAGAGGTATTGAAAAAGATAAAAGAAAAGAGATAGTTAATCAATTCTTGCAAAATATGTATATAGAGGGGATTAGCTCTCAAAGAGCAGACACCTTATCAGGTGGAGAAGCTCAAAAAGTGGCTTTAGCCCGGGTACTTGCAGCAGCGCCTAAAATACTTTTACTAGACGAAACAACTTCCAATATTCATGAGGAAGCTGTACTTATTATTGAGAAGGAGCTTAAAGCTTATCATCAATCAACTGGCTGTACAATTATATTTGTTACCCATAATCAGGCCCAGGCTAAGCGTTTTTGCGGTGCGTGTATTCACCTTGATCTGCCTAGAAAGTAG
- a CDS encoding molybdopterin molybdotransferase MoeA has protein sequence MEFFNVLTAKEVHDIIKELARDYFIQSETIDLISAAGRIASEEILAPVNLPEFNRSTVDGYAVISQEVMGASESMPSFLDCVSEVAMGETTDFVLQKGQAVYVPTGGMVPEGADGVVMIEYVEKLDEKTILIHRPIAPLGNMTLIGDDLKAGELIISKGKKLTPYDIGLLAGQGIHKIEVYQKLRFAVISTGDEIIDLEEPKKLGQIRDINGYALSSLITQLGGEVINKSIVRDNFEKLKETLGEVLNQADIVLLSGGSSVGTRDYTKAIIESFAEGEVLVHGISIKPGKPTILGHIGKKVVFGLPGHPASALIIFNQFVKAYMQQLLKRPETDFGIMATLAANVHASPGKETYQMVQLVQSDEGWNAHPFYAKSGMMSLLAKASGYLRIPGSIEGLMKGEKVKVYLLQEVEL, from the coding sequence ATGGAATTTTTTAATGTGTTAACTGCAAAAGAAGTTCATGACATAATTAAAGAACTGGCAAGAGACTATTTTATACAGTCTGAAACGATAGACTTAATTTCGGCAGCAGGACGCATAGCAAGCGAAGAAATTTTGGCACCTGTAAATTTGCCGGAATTTAATCGTTCAACAGTAGATGGTTATGCTGTAATCAGTCAAGAAGTCATGGGAGCATCAGAATCCATGCCAAGCTTTTTAGACTGTGTGAGTGAAGTTGCTATGGGGGAAACAACTGATTTTGTTCTTCAGAAAGGGCAAGCTGTTTATGTTCCGACCGGAGGCATGGTTCCGGAGGGGGCAGATGGAGTTGTTATGATCGAATATGTTGAAAAGCTGGATGAAAAAACTATCCTTATTCATAGGCCTATTGCTCCTCTTGGAAACATGACATTGATAGGAGATGACCTTAAAGCGGGAGAATTAATTATTTCTAAAGGCAAAAAATTAACCCCTTATGATATTGGTCTTCTTGCTGGACAAGGTATTCATAAGATTGAGGTTTATCAAAAACTCCGTTTTGCCGTTATATCAACAGGAGATGAAATTATTGATCTAGAGGAGCCCAAAAAGCTTGGACAAATAAGAGACATCAATGGCTATGCCTTAAGTAGTCTTATTACGCAGCTTGGTGGAGAAGTGATCAATAAGTCAATTGTTAGAGATAACTTTGAAAAATTGAAGGAAACACTTGGAGAAGTCTTAAATCAGGCAGACATTGTACTTCTTTCAGGGGGAAGTTCTGTAGGGACAAGAGACTATACAAAAGCAATCATTGAATCCTTTGCAGAGGGAGAAGTTTTGGTTCATGGAATCTCTATAAAGCCAGGCAAGCCTACTATTTTGGGACACATTGGTAAAAAAGTCGTTTTTGGACTTCCGGGACATCCAGCTTCCGCTCTCATTATTTTTAATCAGTTTGTAAAAGCTTATATGCAGCAATTGCTAAAAAGGCCAGAGACTGATTTTGGCATTATGGCAACTTTAGCAGCCAATGTACATGCTTCACCAGGAAAGGAAACCTATCAAATGGTTCAGCTTGTTCAAAGTGATGAAGGCTGGAATGCACATCCTTTTTATGCAAAGTCCGGCATGATGAGTCTGCTTGCTAAGGCTTCGGGATATTTGCGTATACCAGGCAGCATAGAAGGGCTCATGAAAGGCGAAAAAGTGAAGGTGTATCTGCTACAGGAGGTGGAACTGTAA
- the xylB gene encoding xylulokinase: MAYLLGIDIGTSGTKTVLFDNAGNAVASSTKEYPLYQPQIGWAEQDPLDWWHAVCETIKEVIYKKNIMPQDIKGIGLSGQMHGLVMLDKEGNVIRKSIIWCDQRTEKECTEITQRVGAERLMQITANPALTGFTASKILWVRNNEPDNYEKCRKILLPKDYIRYMLTGEFATEVSDASGMQLLDISERKWSSEVLEKLEIPREYLADVYESVVVTGKVNKKAAQATGLMIDTPVVGGAGDQAAGGIGNGIIKEGLVSTMIGTSGVVFAHLDRPMIDSAGRVHTFCHAVPGAWHVMGVTQGAGLSLKWFRDNFCIGEMGVAKFMNIDPYVLMTKQAECSPAGSRGIIYLPYLMGERSPHLNPKAKGVFFGITASHTKNDMLRAVLEGVSYSLADCMDIIKGMGITPNQVMASGGGGKSKLWRQIQADMFNSTICTNKSSEGGALGVALLAGVGAGIYKNINEACEIAINVEAEQNPIEMNVQTYSKYHKLYQKLYIDLKDSFELFEQ, from the coding sequence ATGGCATATTTACTTGGAATTGACATAGGCACATCCGGTACAAAAACAGTTTTATTTGACAATGCGGGAAATGCAGTTGCTTCTTCAACTAAAGAGTACCCCTTGTATCAACCACAAATAGGATGGGCAGAACAAGATCCTTTAGACTGGTGGCACGCTGTATGTGAGACGATTAAGGAAGTTATTTATAAAAAAAACATTATGCCGCAGGATATTAAAGGTATAGGGCTCTCAGGACAAATGCATGGGCTTGTTATGCTAGATAAAGAAGGGAATGTCATTCGAAAATCTATTATTTGGTGTGATCAGCGTACGGAAAAAGAATGTACTGAGATTACACAGAGAGTCGGAGCTGAGAGATTAATGCAGATTACTGCGAATCCAGCACTGACAGGTTTTACAGCTTCAAAAATATTATGGGTAAGAAATAATGAGCCAGACAACTACGAAAAGTGCAGAAAGATTTTACTGCCAAAAGATTACATCAGATATATGTTAACGGGAGAATTTGCAACAGAAGTATCTGATGCATCGGGGATGCAGCTGTTAGATATCAGCGAGAGAAAATGGTCATCAGAGGTTTTAGAGAAGCTTGAAATTCCAAGAGAATATTTAGCAGATGTCTATGAGTCTGTAGTGGTAACTGGTAAAGTAAATAAAAAAGCTGCCCAAGCAACAGGGTTGATGATTGATACCCCTGTAGTAGGCGGAGCAGGAGATCAGGCTGCAGGCGGCATCGGAAACGGTATAATAAAAGAAGGACTTGTATCTACAATGATAGGGACATCAGGCGTAGTATTTGCACATCTAGACAGACCAATGATAGATAGTGCTGGAAGAGTACATACTTTTTGCCACGCTGTGCCAGGCGCTTGGCATGTTATGGGTGTTACACAAGGGGCTGGGTTGTCTTTAAAGTGGTTTAGAGACAACTTCTGCATAGGCGAAATGGGTGTAGCAAAGTTTATGAATATTGACCCTTATGTACTGATGACTAAACAAGCAGAGTGTTCGCCAGCTGGATCAAGGGGAATTATCTACTTACCTTATTTAATGGGAGAACGATCACCCCATTTAAATCCTAAAGCTAAAGGGGTATTCTTTGGCATCACTGCATCACATACAAAAAATGATATGTTAAGAGCTGTACTTGAAGGTGTGTCATATTCACTTGCTGACTGTATGGACATTATTAAAGGGATGGGCATTACTCCAAATCAAGTTATGGCTTCTGGCGGAGGCGGAAAAAGTAAGCTCTGGAGACAAATTCAAGCAGATATGTTTAATAGTACTATTTGTACAAACAAATCATCAGAAGGCGGAGCACTGGGTGTAGCACTGCTGGCTGGTGTAGGGGCCGGAATTTATAAAAATATTAATGAGGCATGTGAAATAGCTATAAATGTAGAAGCGGAGCAAAATCCTATTGAAATGAATGTACAAACATATAGTAAGTACCATAAACTATATCAAAAGTTATATATTGATTTAAAGGATAGTTTTGAGCTTTTTGAACAATAA
- a CDS encoding YfgJ family double zinc ribbon protein, whose protein sequence is MEKKYYCPTCKEEVEVIEACGASSYFCNKCKKLISSKAALEEKDLEGKE, encoded by the coding sequence ATGGAAAAAAAGTATTACTGTCCGACCTGTAAAGAAGAAGTAGAAGTTATAGAAGCATGTGGTGCAAGCAGCTATTTTTGTAATAAGTGCAAGAAACTGATTTCAAGTAAGGCTGCTTTAGAAGAAAAAGATTTAGAAGGTAAAGAATAA
- a CDS encoding AraC family transcriptional regulator, producing MIQNFDRHFEKHHNYETEYLKVLYYDLSKDYKEMYRSYQYNRLCTIVSGTKHVKINNGEEFDYNQSEFILLPPDSSVELEIKEDTIAIVYEMSDKLIEDTKSRIQLQFQDDFMMPKNTIIKESFSEKIKAPIERINNYCMGNDPNKTFLVDLCSQELIYNLMKDYYISLNPSSNHLDPVNYTIKFLKENIYQNITIKEIAEHLNMSTSNLIACFKKRMNMTPKEYQNLLKLKTSKEALKYKNVTEVCYDLGFENVSYFIKLFKNYYGETPKQFAMRINEF from the coding sequence ATGATTCAAAACTTCGATCGGCATTTTGAAAAACATCATAACTATGAAACAGAGTATCTCAAGGTACTCTACTATGACCTGTCAAAAGACTATAAGGAAATGTATAGATCTTATCAGTATAATAGATTATGCACTATTGTAAGCGGTACCAAACATGTTAAGATTAATAATGGTGAAGAGTTTGATTATAACCAATCTGAGTTTATTCTTCTGCCGCCGGACTCCAGTGTTGAACTTGAAATTAAAGAAGATACTATCGCGATTGTTTATGAAATGAGTGACAAACTTATTGAAGATACTAAAAGTCGTATTCAGCTTCAATTTCAGGATGATTTTATGATGCCTAAAAATACCATTATTAAAGAATCCTTTAGTGAAAAAATTAAAGCCCCTATTGAAAGAATTAATAACTATTGTATGGGCAACGATCCTAATAAGACGTTTCTTGTAGATCTATGTTCGCAAGAACTGATTTATAATCTTATGAAAGATTATTATATCTCATTAAATCCTTCAAGTAATCATTTAGATCCTGTGAATTATACTATAAAATTTCTCAAAGAAAATATTTATCAAAATATAACGATCAAGGAAATTGCAGAACATCTTAATATGTCTACTTCAAATCTTATAGCTTGCTTTAAAAAAAGAATGAATATGACCCCCAAAGAATATCAAAATCTTCTTAAGTTGAAAACTTCAAAAGAAGCCCTTAAATATAAAAATGTTACCGAAGTCTGCTATGATCTCGGATTTGAAAATGTTTCTTACTTTATAAAACTTTTTAAAAATTACTATGGTGAAACCCCCAAACAGTTTGCTATGCGTATCAATGAATTCTAA
- a CDS encoding substrate-binding domain-containing protein, whose translation MKKKRFIFLIGVITIFAVSLGIVLRQFSTEKKSSILIGSTTSLQDSGLLDELLPIFYEETGIEAKVIAVGTGQAIKLGQDGEVDLLLVHDKLSEITFVEEGHGTKRWDVMYNEFILVGPAEDPLGLKEKGVLEAFTQMAAEEALFVSRGDQSGTHKKELSIWKELGMEPTYSNYVSAGKGMGDVLKMADELRGYTLSDMATYLKLSKDLELDIMVENDEYLMNMYGVIAINPNKNTKINSKGAQSFIKWLLSPEIQKKIEEYGVETYGRSLFIPCDESY comes from the coding sequence GTGAAAAAGAAAAGATTTATATTTTTAATAGGGGTTATTACCATTTTTGCAGTGAGTTTGGGGATTGTGTTAAGACAATTTAGTACAGAGAAAAAGTCTTCGATATTAATAGGTTCCACAACGAGCCTGCAGGATAGTGGATTATTAGATGAATTATTACCTATATTTTATGAAGAGACAGGGATAGAGGCTAAAGTTATTGCAGTAGGCACAGGTCAGGCCATAAAGCTTGGACAAGATGGAGAGGTGGATTTACTCTTAGTCCACGATAAGCTGTCAGAAATAACCTTTGTAGAAGAAGGTCATGGTACAAAAAGATGGGATGTTATGTATAATGAATTTATTTTAGTAGGGCCCGCCGAAGATCCTCTTGGGTTAAAAGAGAAAGGCGTTTTAGAAGCATTTACCCAGATGGCAGCTGAAGAGGCGCTATTTGTTTCAAGAGGAGACCAATCCGGGACACATAAAAAGGAGCTTAGCATCTGGAAGGAGCTAGGCATGGAACCTACATACAGTAATTATGTATCAGCAGGAAAAGGCATGGGAGATGTTTTGAAAATGGCGGATGAACTAAGGGGTTATACGCTATCAGACATGGCAACTTATTTAAAGCTTTCTAAAGATTTGGAACTTGATATTATGGTTGAGAATGATGAATACCTTATGAATATGTATGGTGTAATTGCTATTAATCCTAATAAAAACACTAAAATTAACAGCAAAGGGGCTCAAAGCTTTATTAAATGGCTTTTATCACCTGAGATTCAGAAAAAAATTGAGGAGTATGGGGTAGAGACTTATGGAAGATCCCTTTTTATCCCCTGTGATGAAAGTTACTGA
- the ispF gene encoding 2-C-methyl-D-erythritol 2,4-cyclodiphosphate synthase: protein MLRIGMGYDVHKLVEGRKLILGGVEIPYEKGLLGHSDADVVVHAIMDALLGAIAEGDIGKHFPDTDSKYKNISSIKLLKYVGGLLKEKQGVIHNIDATIIAQQPKMAPHIEKMRENIANALQLQLNQINIKATTEEGLGFTGEKLGISSQAITLIQW, encoded by the coding sequence ATGTTAAGAATAGGTATGGGATATGATGTTCATAAACTGGTAGAAGGTAGAAAACTTATTTTAGGTGGGGTAGAGATTCCCTATGAAAAAGGACTTTTAGGACATTCAGATGCAGATGTAGTTGTCCATGCCATTATGGACGCGCTGCTTGGTGCTATAGCAGAAGGCGATATAGGCAAACATTTTCCAGATACGGATTCTAAATATAAAAACATATCAAGTATTAAACTACTTAAATACGTAGGAGGTCTTCTAAAAGAGAAACAGGGTGTTATTCATAATATTGATGCTACTATTATTGCACAGCAGCCTAAAATGGCCCCTCATATTGAGAAGATGCGCGAAAATATAGCAAATGCGCTACAGTTACAGCTTAATCAGATTAATATTAAAGCAACTACAGAGGAAGGTTTAGGTTTTACCGGGGAAAAACTTGGGATTTCTAGTCAAGCCATTACTCTAATACAATGGTAG
- a CDS encoding fructose-bisphosphatase class III, whose product MVKAHESINIQLLKFLSKQYPTSDTAITEIINLQAILNLPKATEHFVSDIHGEYEAFSHVLRNASGVLKPKIDALFMSELSERDRRSLAMLIYYPEKKLEQVIKKEEDMNDWYRINLFRIIKLCKVISSKYTRSKVRKALPTEFAYVMEELLSEQIDAHNKEQYYNEIIERIVSLNKANEFMCAFCYLIQRLAVDRLHVLGDIFDRGPRADIVMDIMQKYHSIDIQWGNHDILWMGAAAGSAACIANVIRIACSYSNLQTLEEGYGINLLPLATFAMNCYKSTDCSLFIPKVDEEIDIKKDDTELIALMHKAITIIQFKLEHTLNQRCFDPTMKERDLLHQIDIQSKSITLEGKTYELEDVDFITVDPKDPYKLTKEEEQVVDRLVYSFIHSAKLQEHIKFMFSKGSMYKVYNNNLLYHGCLLMSEDGNFQTINLEGRAYYGKSYLDKLEEIVRDGYFNHNDPVTRQKGQDMMWYLWCGRYSPLFGKSKMATFEKYFIQDKACSIEHRNPYYSQLETVELAKKILKEFEITHEQSHIINGHVPVQVKLGETPIKANGKIIVIDGGFTKAYQKVTGIAGYTLIYNSYGLQLASHQPFEGIQKAITSEKDIVTTMNVIEVVYSRKRVKDTDIGKDIMSQIQALLTLVEYYRLGLLKEKEI is encoded by the coding sequence ATGGTTAAAGCTCATGAATCCATTAATATACAATTACTCAAGTTTTTATCTAAACAATATCCAACATCAGACACAGCAATTACTGAAATTATTAACTTGCAGGCCATACTTAACCTTCCAAAGGCTACAGAACACTTCGTGTCGGATATTCATGGGGAATATGAAGCGTTTTCTCATGTATTAAGAAATGCCTCTGGTGTACTAAAACCTAAAATAGATGCCTTGTTTATGAGTGAGCTTTCAGAAAGAGACAGAAGAAGCCTAGCGATGCTCATTTATTATCCGGAGAAGAAGTTAGAACAAGTTATCAAAAAAGAAGAAGATATGAATGATTGGTATCGTATTAACCTTTTTAGAATTATTAAACTATGTAAAGTTATCTCATCTAAATACACCCGTTCTAAAGTAAGAAAGGCACTTCCTACAGAGTTTGCTTATGTCATGGAAGAACTTCTAAGTGAGCAGATTGATGCCCATAACAAAGAACAGTACTATAACGAGATTATAGAAAGAATAGTGAGCCTCAATAAAGCGAATGAATTTATGTGTGCTTTTTGTTATCTTATTCAGCGCCTAGCAGTAGATAGGCTGCACGTGCTTGGTGATATCTTTGATCGGGGACCAAGAGCCGATATTGTTATGGATATTATGCAAAAATATCATTCAATCGATATTCAGTGGGGAAATCATGATATTTTATGGATGGGCGCAGCAGCAGGGAGTGCAGCATGTATTGCCAATGTGATAAGAATAGCTTGCAGCTACTCAAATTTACAGACATTAGAAGAGGGATATGGCATTAACTTACTGCCACTGGCGACTTTTGCTATGAATTGTTATAAAAGCACAGACTGTAGCCTTTTTATTCCTAAAGTAGATGAGGAAATAGATATTAAAAAAGATGATACAGAACTCATTGCACTTATGCATAAAGCTATAACAATTATTCAGTTTAAGCTTGAGCACACCCTAAACCAGCGCTGTTTTGATCCTACAATGAAAGAACGAGATTTGCTTCATCAAATAGATATTCAAAGTAAGAGCATTACACTAGAAGGAAAAACATACGAGTTAGAAGATGTAGATTTTATAACAGTAGATCCAAAAGATCCGTATAAACTTACAAAAGAAGAAGAACAAGTAGTAGACAGGCTTGTATACTCATTTATACATAGTGCTAAATTACAAGAACATATCAAATTTATGTTTTCAAAAGGCAGTATGTATAAGGTGTATAATAATAATCTTCTTTATCATGGCTGTCTATTAATGAGCGAAGACGGGAATTTTCAAACGATTAATCTAGAAGGCAGAGCCTATTATGGTAAGAGTTATCTTGATAAACTCGAAGAAATTGTAAGAGATGGTTATTTTAATCATAATGATCCTGTTACACGCCAAAAAGGTCAAGATATGATGTGGTATCTATGGTGCGGCAGATATTCCCCTTTATTTGGAAAAAGCAAGATGGCTACCTTTGAAAAATATTTTATTCAAGATAAAGCTTGCAGTATAGAACATAGAAATCCTTACTATAGTCAACTAGAGACAGTAGAGCTTGCCAAAAAAATTCTTAAAGAATTTGAAATTACCCATGAACAGTCCCATATTATTAATGGACATGTACCTGTTCAGGTTAAACTCGGAGAGACGCCTATTAAGGCTAATGGTAAAATCATTGTTATTGACGGTGGGTTTACAAAAGCTTATCAGAAGGTCACAGGAATAGCTGGTTATACACTTATTTATAATTCTTATGGGCTGCAGTTAGCTTCTCATCAGCCTTTTGAAGGGATACAAAAAGCTATTACTTCGGAGAAGGACATTGTTACTACAATGAATGTTATAGAAGTTGTTTATAGTAGAAAAAGAGTAAAAGATACGGATATCGGAAAAGATATCATGAGCCAGATACAGGCACTTCTTACACTAGTTGAATACTATCGTCTTGGATTATTAAAAGAAAAAGAAATATAG
- a CDS encoding DUF2721 domain-containing protein: MELSLTTPALLFPAISLLMLAYTNRFIVLAQLVRDLYTKYKQEPDIVLKEQIRNLRIRLKIIRNMQIFGALSFFFCVMSMFLIYANYLFFANIVFGLSLLLLLISLGFLVMEVQISINALNIQLEDFEMDIDHENKQ; this comes from the coding sequence ATGGAACTGTCTTTAACAACCCCTGCATTACTTTTTCCTGCAATATCCCTTTTGATGCTGGCATATACTAATAGATTTATTGTACTAGCGCAGTTAGTACGGGATCTCTATACTAAATATAAACAAGAGCCTGATATCGTTTTAAAAGAACAGATAAGAAATTTAAGAATAAGATTGAAAATTATTAGAAATATGCAGATATTCGGTGCTCTAAGCTTTTTCTTTTGTGTAATGAGTATGTTCCTCATTTATGCTAATTATTTGTTTTTTGCTAATATTGTTTTTGGCCTAAGCCTTTTGTTACTGCTTATCTCATTAGGCTTTTTGGTGATGGAAGTTCAAATATCTATTAATGCATTAAATATACAGCTCGAAGATTTTGAAATGGATATAGATCATGAAAATAAGCAATAA